The following nucleotide sequence is from Candidatus Cloacimonadota bacterium.
GGCGATGTTGTAGAAGCCCCGATAGTTACAATCACGGATAATTTCCTGATCGTAAACTTGGGGGGGAAATTCGACGCCTATGCAGAGATTAGCGATTATTCCGATGAAAAAGGCACTCTCCAGCTTCAAGTAGGAGATGTTCTCAAAGGTTACGTAGTGGATCAGACCGATCAAGGCTACGTAGTTGGCAAAAGCCTCACCAAACAGCATGTGGACAAACAGTCAATCCGTGATGCTTATGAAAAGAAGATTCCGGTGCAAGGAAAGGTCTACTCGGTTACCAAAGGGGGATTTAGCGTTGATATTCTCGGTGCCAGAGCCTTTTGTCCGATATCGCAGATTTCGGTACGCCCGGTGGATGACACCGCCGCATTTATTGGTCAAAACCTTGACTTTATGGTGATTGAGTGCTCGGAAAATTGTCGTAGGATCGTGGTTTCTCACCGTCAATTGGCAGAACAGGAAGCGAACGAGAAAAAAGCGGAAGCTTTGGCAAAATTAGCTGAAGGCGAAGTTGTTATGGGTAAAGTAATGCGCATGACCTCTTTTGGCGCTTTTATAGATGTAGGCGGAGTGGAAGGCTTGATGCATGTATCCGAGATATCTTGGCAACATGTTATCAAACCGCAAGATGTACTTAAGACAGGACAGGAAATAGAAGTGAAGATACTTTCCATAAAGGGAGATAAAATTGCTCTTTCCTTAAAAGCCTTACAAGAAAATCCCTTTACTCAAGCCCTTAGCGAAGTTAAAGAAGGGGATGAAGTAAATTGCCGGGTTTTACGCCTGCACAATTTTGGTGCTTTTGCCGAACTCAAACCCGGAGTGGAAGGTCTGATTCCTGTATCGGAAATGAGCCGCAACCGCAATATTGCCCATCCTCGTGAGATACTCAAAGAAGGGGATTACGTTCAAGTACAAATCCTACGAATAGATCCTGATACACAAAAAATATCTCTTTCACTTAAGGCTTTACAGCCCGATCCTTGGGACAAGCTCGAAGAAGTAGTAAGCATCGAAAAGCCCTTCACCGGAGTGGTGGAATCCTCTACCAACTTTGGTGTATTCGTTACTATTAGCGATGGGATAACCGGTTTGCTGCCTCGCTCTCGTGTGCGTAAAAGCGATACCTTCAAAAGTGGTGATGAAGTGGAACTTATGGTTACCGCTATAGATCGCGAAAACCATAGAATTACTTTAGATTACACCGATCGCACCCCCGAAGAGATTGCTGCTGCCAGCCGTCCCCGCAATGAAGATCGTGCCCCGCGTGAGTCTCGCGATGGCGGATATAGGGGAGATCGTGATTTTGGCGGAAGAAGAGGCGGAAGAAGCCGTGGTGATGATGAATGGCGTAAATATGCCAATCAGAAAGCACCTGTAGTAGACGACAATCCTTTCAAAGATTTATAGATAATGGCAGAAAACCAGTTTATCAAGCTTCGCAAAGAGAAGCTGGCAAAGCTGCGTTTATTGGGAATAGACCCCTATCCCGTGCAAAGCCAACGTAGCCACAAAATTGCTCAGGTTTTGAAAGATAAAGAATCCTGGATAGAAAGTAACAGCATAGTTACGCTTGCTGGTCGTTTAGTAGCGATGCGCCGTCAAGGTAAAATCGGGTTTGGCAATATTGAAGACGACAGTGGAAAGATTCAGCTTTATGTTTCGCAAAGTGAATTGGGCGAAGAAAACTACGGCTTATTCAAGCTTTGCGATGCCGGAGATTTTATCCAAGCAAGCGGAAGCCTCTTTTACACTCAGGCTGGCGAGTATTCACTAAGATGCACGTCTATCAAGATGCTCAGCAAAAACATCAGACCTCTGCCCGCAGTTAAGGAGAAGGTTGTAGACGGGAAAGCTATCCGTTATGACGAATTTGCCGATATTGAACTGCGCTATCGCAAACGCTACTTGGATCTGCTACTCAATCCCGCTCAGCGCAAAGTATTTGAATTGCGTTCACGGATTGTATCCGCTGCCCGTAGATATATGGATTCGCGGGGATACATAGAGGTAGAAACGCCAATTTTACAGCCTCTGTACGGCGGCGCAAATGCCCGTCCGTTTATTACCCATCACAACACTTTAGATGTGGATTTGTATCTGCGCATAGCGGTGGAGCTTTACCTAAAGCGCCTCATCGTAGGCGGTTTTGAACGTGTTTATGAGATTGGGAAGAACTTTCGTAACGAAGGAATGGACCGCACGCACAATCCGGAATTTACAATGATGGAAAGCTATGAGGCATATTCGGATTTAAATGGCATGATGGATTTGGTGGAAGGCTTGATTAAGCATCTTGCCCTCGATGTGGTGGGCAAGGATACCTTTGTGTATCAGGGACACACCGTGCATTTGGGAGCTAAGTGGCGCCGAGCCTCGATGCCTCAACTGGTGAACGAAGCAACGGGTATGGATGTACTAACAGAAAGTGAAGAGGTACTTCTTGCTTTTTGCAAAAAGCAAGAGCTTGATATTCCGGAAGGAAGTGCCAAAGGAAAATTGATTGCTCTTATCTATGAGCAATTTGTAGAAGAAAAGCTGATAGAGCCTACCTTTGTGTGTGATTTTCCCAAGGAAATCTCTCCGCTTGCCAAATCCAAACCGGAAAACCCCTTATTGGCAGATCGCTTTGAGCTTATTATTGCCGGTGGTGAATTTGCCAATGCCTTCAGCGAGCTAAACGATCCTTTGGATCAACGTGAACGCTTGGAAGCTCAAGCCAGATTGCGTGCTATGGGTGATGACGAAGCCAATGTGGTAGATGAAGATTTCTTAGAAGCCTTAGAATATGGGATGCCACCTATGGGAGGACAGGGAATCGGTATAGATCGCTTGGTGATGTTGCTTACGGAGAACGATTCCATCAAAGAAGTGATTTTATTTCCTCAGATGAAACCAGAAACAAATTGATAAAAACCAGAAAGGTTATAGAGCCGGGTTTGTTAAACCCGGTATTTTTGTATCCACAAATATGGCGTAAGGATATGTAGATAAAGTGCATTGCACATGGTTGAAGTTAATTGGATAATAGTGAATATCTGCCTCTGAAGGTTTACAAAAAGTATTGCTATCTTCACTTTATACCCCAATTGTTTATGTCTGAGCTTAGTGCCCCGATTAAATGATAGCCAAAATGCTAAGAAATCCCTTGACCTTATGCCGCATCCGAAATAATTGAAACATCTACAGCAAGGGGAAGCTATAAGTTTATGACCATATTACAGCTGATCAACTTTTTCGGAGGCTTAGCGCTTTTTATCTTTGGCATGAATAAGATGAGCGACAATTTGCATGCCGTCGCCGGTAATGAGATGCGCAGAATCTTAAAAATGCTTACCAATACTCCCTTAAAAGGAGTTATTGTAGGTCTTTCAGTAACCGCCTTAATCCAAAGCTCATCTGCAACTACAGTTATGATGATTGGCTTGGTTAATACGGGGATGATGACGCTCAATCAGGCGGTTGGAGTAGTGATGGGGGCGAATATTGGTACTACAATTACTGCTCAGCTAATTGCCTTTAACATCGGACACTATGCCTTTGTATTCATCATTGCCGGAGTATGCTTGTTACTAATTCGTAAGAGCAGAAGGATGGAACGGTGGAGTCAGATTATTATCGGATTTGGTCTATTGTTTATTGGATTAAACGTGATGTCTTCTGCCATCCTGCCCTTGCGAGAATCTGCAATTGCTCAAAACTTCATGGTGAGGATTGCCGCAAATCCTCTTTTAGGTATTCTAACTGGAACCATCTTTACCATGCTCATCCAAAGTTCATCAGCATCAGTGGGAATTGTGATTGTTCTGGCCAATAGTGGTTTAATTCCTTTTGAGGGAGCCCTATATTTGGTATTTGGCGATAATATCGGTACCACAATTACTGCTTGGTTAGCAGGGATCGGAAGCAATTATACCGCTCGACGAGTAGCCTTAGTTCACTCTTTATTTAACACATTTGGGACAATTTTGTTTGGCTTATTAACATATTTCGGGATATATACGTTAATCATTAACCGGATCACGCCGGGTGATGTTTTTGCCGGCGTGAACCTTGCCCGGCATGTTGCCAATGCTCATACCTTCTTCAATATATTTAATACTCTTATTTGCTTGCCTTTCGCCGGTTTATTTGCCCGCATAGCAAGTAGCATAATACCCAAAGATAAAATCGATACCCTAAGTTTGGGCGAGCCCAAACATCTCAATTACCATGTTATTGGCGATAGTGAATTGGCGATTAACCAATCGTTCAAAGAAATGCGCGAAATGCTGAGATTGGTACGCATGGGACTGATTGTTAGCTATGAAGCCTTTAAGGATAAGAACTATAAAAAACAGATCAGAGTAAGTAGAATCGAAGCAGCTATCGACAGTTTACAGCGTGAAGTTACGCTATATCTGGTGGCGGTTAATGAGCGTACCAATGCGGACGATATCATCCAGAAGATACCCGCTTTGTTGCATACGGTGAACGATATTGAAAAGATCGGCGATTATACCGAAGAAGTAAACCGTATTCTCAATTATCAAATCACCATGCAAAAACAGCCGCTTTGTCCTGAATTTGCCGCCATGATAGACGATCTGCACGCCAAAGTGATGTTTATGCTGGATCTTTGTGTGGATTATTTGGAGAACATGAAGGATGACTTTAGCTATAAGATCATTGAAATGGAAGGCAGAATAAACGAACAACACCGAAACCTGCGAACCAAGATTCTTAGCGAAATCCAAAATGGCGAATGCGACGCCGCAGGTGGATTAAATACCATCGACTATCTGGATCAGGCGGAAGTGATTGCAGATAAGCTTAAGAATTTGGTGAAAGCAGGGAGTCATAAATTTATCTATAAGCAGCACAGTGACTTTCCCATAGATGAAGATGAGGATAACATTACCGATCAATTAATATAAGCTGTCCTATACTCATTACTTTATCGGAGAGTTAGCGTAGCTTTAAGCTACCATTATCCTGTACATACGGGAGCATCCCCGCTTAAACCTCAGTTAATGCTGGCTTGAAGTGGAGGGGGAGAGGTTATCGGTTTATGGTGGATATTATGGAATTTATCAAATCTTCGGGAAGGGTTGTACTTAGGCTAATTACCAACATTTTGCTACCCACCAGAGTCTTTAGTTTAACTGCATCTTTGGCCGTGCAGATAATGTACTTTGAAGTATCGTTGAGAATGGTGTTGCGGGAGGCATCATCAATAAAACTGTGGTGATCACCAAAGCGTAAGTGTTTTTGATATCGGATACCCATTTGGGCAAGCCCTTGTTCTAAAGAGCGAGGATTGGCAATGCCGGAAACCACCGTGATGTTTTCACTCTCTAAGGTTTTAGGATCAATTTCAATAGAGTTCTTATAAATATGCTTGCAAGAACTTTGAATCTGATATACTTTAGCACCTGTGGAGCGCAATCGTTTTTCCAAACTGGGATTTCGAGTACTACCTGGTTTTTGATGTAGCAAGCAAATGCTGCGAGAATCTAGAGCCGAGAGATCTTCTCGGAGATAGCCCGCCGGAATAGTAAAGCCATTGCCTAAGGCAAGCTCTGTATCGAAAACGATAATATCTAAGTCTCGTGCTACTTTGAGGTGTTGGAAGGCATCATCCAGAATAATGGCATCCAGATTGGGAAAGATTTGGTGAACTAGCATCAAAACTTGCTTGCGCTTAGCTCCTGAAAATACAGGAATTCCGGACAACATTTTTGCTGCCATAACGGCCTCATCACCTGCATCATGTGCATTGAAAAACAGCTTGGAGCCATCCCAAACCAGTTTTGCTTGTTGCTCCAATCCAGATTTGTAGCCACGTGAGGCATAAGCAACTCTTAAGCCTTTTTGGTGTAGGGCATTACATATAGCAATGGCAATAGGCGTTTTACCGCTGCCGCCAATAACCAGATTTCCAATGCTGATTACTTTGAAGGGGGCACGATAACCTTTGTGGGCATACAAGTTTCGCCTCCACCTCATCAATGAAGCGTAGCAAAGACTTGCTGGATATAGCAGGAAGCTTAGTAGTGATCTATTAAGAAGATGCTTTTCGGCAAAATCTGCAGGCTTCACTTCGCTGATATCTTGCGATCGATTAAGGTTACAAGTTTTTCCACATCAAAGGGCTTGAAAATTACATCCTTAAGTCCATCAACTTTGGCTCGTACCAAGACATGATTGGGATCGTAGCCAAAACCCGTCATCATTATAACTGGAATCTTTTCGTTGTAATCTTTCACACGCCAAAACAGCTCGTAGCCGTCCATATCTGGCATAGCAATATCGGTAAGCACCAAGTCCACTTTCCCGCTCATAATCATTTGCAGAGCCTTAAGTCCATCGGAAAAGGTGTGGATTTCCCACTCCGGGCGCAGAGCTTGGATTTCTATCTTGAGGTTTTTAACCAGTTCTTCTTCATCGTCTACAATGCATATTACTTTAATCATGTCAGTTCATTTCCCGTAATGGTTTTATACATAGCCAAATATTTCTCTCGAGTTTGCGAGATTACGCTATCGGGCAGTATTGGCGGAGCTGACTGCCTATCCCAAGCAATATCGTTCAAATAGTTACGAATAAATTGTTTATCGAAGCTATTGGGGGAAGCACCAATCTCGTAGCTAGATAATTCCCAAAATCTGGAAGAATCTGGAGTGAGACACTCATCAATAAGTAATATTTGATTGCCAATAGCCCCAAATTCGAACTTGGTATCGGCCAAAATCACATCTGACTTTTTAAGCAGGTTGTGGGCGTAACTGTACAATTCTAAAGATTTATCTTTCAGAAAACGGGCAATCCATTCATCTGTATAAGATAGCATTTCCCGATATGAGATATTTACGTCGTGACCTTCATTTGCTTTTGTTGATGGGGTAAAAAGAGCTTTGGGGAACTTCTGACTTTCATGCATGTCTTCGGCAATCATCATGCCTCCCACAGTTCCGGTTCGTTTATACTCTTTCCAAGCAGAACCACTTATGTAGCCACGCACAATACACTCAAAGGGTATTACCCGGGTCTTCTTAACCAGCATCGATCGTTCTGCCAAGAAATCCTTAAATGGATGCAATGCTTCAGGATATTCGGCAGGGTTGTCTGTTATAAAGTGATTGTTTACAATGTGCTTGGTATTTTTGAAGAAATAAGTAGAGATACCGTTTAGGATGCGTCCCTTATCAGGAATCAGATTGGGAAACACCACATCGAAAGCGGAAATCCGATCGCTGGTAACAATCAGCAGGGTCTCGCCCAGATCGTATAGATCGCGGACCTTTCCGCGTTTGAAGTTTTTTACCGAAGCCAGTTTGATGAGTTTATCATGCATTAGCTCGCTCCTTTATAAAGTTGTAGATTATTTTCATTTCATCCACTGCCGCCAATGGTAAAGCCAACTTTTCGTTGGCACGGTATTCGGGCAGGTCGGCAGGGAATCTGTAGCTCTTACCGTTCAATTCTGCGCGCACTAATTGACCATGCTGAATGCATAGTTGCGGACTTTCAAACTCAAGATCCTTTGCCACATACAAAAAATTGAGCCATTCCCGATAAGCCTTTAGTAAACGGATTTCATCATCCAACAGGTCTGCCTTGGCAAATTCCAAATTGTTAAAGTAGGCATCGCGCTCGTTCTGCACCAGCTCCAGAATTCCGTTTTGAGGGTGGATAAAGCTTTCCTGCAATAAAGTATCTAATTTGTCAAGATCATGTTCGAGCTCTGTTTCGCGAGCAGGAGCCAAGGCTAAACACCAACCCCGACAGGTGCCTTTGTCAAATTTATCACAGGGATAGCTTCCGGTTTCACAAAAGGGCAATTTTAAGATGCGCGATATGCTTTGGATAACATCGGTAACAAAGAAACGATTGCGAAAAGGTCCTAAGTATAGCCAATCGTCGCCGCTATGTTCTTGAATGCTAATAAAAGGGAAGCGATGGCTATCTAAAGCTAAGTACACATAATTTTGCCA
It contains:
- a CDS encoding S1 RNA-binding domain-containing protein: MSDKVRETSSKAALKEMKEDYLRMLEDSFQNTNEIKKGDVVEAPIVTITDNFLIVNLGGKFDAYAEISDYSDEKGTLQLQVGDVLKGYVVDQTDQGYVVGKSLTKQHVDKQSIRDAYEKKIPVQGKVYSVTKGGFSVDILGARAFCPISQISVRPVDDTAAFIGQNLDFMVIECSENCRRIVVSHRQLAEQEANEKKAEALAKLAEGEVVMGKVMRMTSFGAFIDVGGVEGLMHVSEISWQHVIKPQDVLKTGQEIEVKILSIKGDKIALSLKALQENPFTQALSEVKEGDEVNCRVLRLHNFGAFAELKPGVEGLIPVSEMSRNRNIAHPREILKEGDYVQVQILRIDPDTQKISLSLKALQPDPWDKLEEVVSIEKPFTGVVESSTNFGVFVTISDGITGLLPRSRVRKSDTFKSGDEVELMVTAIDRENHRITLDYTDRTPEEIAAASRPRNEDRAPRESRDGGYRGDRDFGGRRGGRSRGDDEWRKYANQKAPVVDDNPFKDL
- the lysS gene encoding lysine--tRNA ligase, with the protein product MAENQFIKLRKEKLAKLRLLGIDPYPVQSQRSHKIAQVLKDKESWIESNSIVTLAGRLVAMRRQGKIGFGNIEDDSGKIQLYVSQSELGEENYGLFKLCDAGDFIQASGSLFYTQAGEYSLRCTSIKMLSKNIRPLPAVKEKVVDGKAIRYDEFADIELRYRKRYLDLLLNPAQRKVFELRSRIVSAARRYMDSRGYIEVETPILQPLYGGANARPFITHHNTLDVDLYLRIAVELYLKRLIVGGFERVYEIGKNFRNEGMDRTHNPEFTMMESYEAYSDLNGMMDLVEGLIKHLALDVVGKDTFVYQGHTVHLGAKWRRASMPQLVNEATGMDVLTESEEVLLAFCKKQELDIPEGSAKGKLIALIYEQFVEEKLIEPTFVCDFPKEISPLAKSKPENPLLADRFELIIAGGEFANAFSELNDPLDQRERLEAQARLRAMGDDEANVVDEDFLEALEYGMPPMGGQGIGIDRLVMLLTENDSIKEVILFPQMKPETN
- a CDS encoding Na/Pi cotransporter family protein, whose protein sequence is MTILQLINFFGGLALFIFGMNKMSDNLHAVAGNEMRRILKMLTNTPLKGVIVGLSVTALIQSSSATTVMMIGLVNTGMMTLNQAVGVVMGANIGTTITAQLIAFNIGHYAFVFIIAGVCLLLIRKSRRMERWSQIIIGFGLLFIGLNVMSSAILPLRESAIAQNFMVRIAANPLLGILTGTIFTMLIQSSSASVGIVIVLANSGLIPFEGALYLVFGDNIGTTITAWLAGIGSNYTARRVALVHSLFNTFGTILFGLLTYFGIYTLIINRITPGDVFAGVNLARHVANAHTFFNIFNTLICLPFAGLFARIASSIIPKDKIDTLSLGEPKHLNYHVIGDSELAINQSFKEMREMLRLVRMGLIVSYEAFKDKNYKKQIRVSRIEAAIDSLQREVTLYLVAVNERTNADDIIQKIPALLHTVNDIEKIGDYTEEVNRILNYQITMQKQPLCPEFAAMIDDLHAKVMFMLDLCVDYLENMKDDFSYKIIEMEGRINEQHRNLRTKILSEIQNGECDAAGGLNTIDYLDQAEVIADKLKNLVKAGSHKFIYKQHSDFPIDEDEDNITDQLI
- the lpxK gene encoding tetraacyldisaccharide 4'-kinase; its protein translation is MKPADFAEKHLLNRSLLSFLLYPASLCYASLMRWRRNLYAHKGYRAPFKVISIGNLVIGGSGKTPIAIAICNALHQKGLRVAYASRGYKSGLEQQAKLVWDGSKLFFNAHDAGDEAVMAAKMLSGIPVFSGAKRKQVLMLVHQIFPNLDAIILDDAFQHLKVARDLDIIVFDTELALGNGFTIPAGYLREDLSALDSRSICLLHQKPGSTRNPSLEKRLRSTGAKVYQIQSSCKHIYKNSIEIDPKTLESENITVVSGIANPRSLEQGLAQMGIRYQKHLRFGDHHSFIDDASRNTILNDTSKYIICTAKDAVKLKTLVGSKMLVISLSTTLPEDLINSIISTINR
- a CDS encoding response regulator, with protein sequence MIKVICIVDDEEELVKNLKIEIQALRPEWEIHTFSDGLKALQMIMSGKVDLVLTDIAMPDMDGYELFWRVKDYNEKIPVIMMTGFGYDPNHVLVRAKVDGLKDVIFKPFDVEKLVTLIDRKISAK
- a CDS encoding phosphoribosylaminoimidazolesuccinocarboxamide synthase, which produces MHDKLIKLASVKNFKRGKVRDLYDLGETLLIVTSDRISAFDVVFPNLIPDKGRILNGISTYFFKNTKHIVNNHFITDNPAEYPEALHPFKDFLAERSMLVKKTRVIPFECIVRGYISGSAWKEYKRTGTVGGMMIAEDMHESQKFPKALFTPSTKANEGHDVNISYREMLSYTDEWIARFLKDKSLELYSYAHNLLKKSDVILADTKFEFGAIGNQILLIDECLTPDSSRFWELSSYEIGASPNSFDKQFIRNYLNDIAWDRQSAPPILPDSVISQTREKYLAMYKTITGNELT